The genome window TTTACCTTCACTGTTCATAAATAACTGGAActaattattttaaatgaatgcatgcacaacactatatgaaaatatcaacaaattGGCAACCTCTGCGCAACATAACCCGCCCCACCGGTCCGTGAAATTTTTTGGAGAATCAAACCGGTCCTTAGTGCTGAAAAGTTTGGGGACccctggtctacagtgtcgaatgcagcactgaggtcaagtagcattagtattgaggttttgccagagtctgtgttaagacagatgtcgtttacaactttaataagggcggtctcagtgctgtgcaggggtcgaaatcgtgattggaaggtgtcatagcaaccagttgatgccaggaagtgattaagttgctggaggacaactttctcaatgattttactcaggggtagatttgatattggtctgtagttgttaataatagaggcatctaggctccgctttttaaaaaggggtttaataactgcagttttcaaagcttttgggaaattgcctgactggagagagttgttaaccaTCTGCAATATgcctactgctaggcagtcgaaaacattcttaaagaggttggtaggtaaagtatcaaggcaacaggtggatggctttagttgtgtcacagtttccacaagattttgagagtctataacattaaagcatgccatccttgccacgttactttcgcctgaacagggtggtagtccaacatttttgttggaCTACCACCAAATATAATGGACATGCATAGGCAATATTTAAAATCTACCAAATAGCAGTCCCCCACCAGAAAAGGATTTGGAAAACAATGAAATGCTGAGGTTTTATGGAAATAAATAtccataaataataatacaattaagtTGAATTCATGCTAGAAATAAGTAACAATTGTTATTGCCACCTTCGAAAAGTAATTTATCCCCTTAACATTAATTTGATAAAATTACAATATATTTACAATATAGATGATCTTTTCATCAATCCTATTAGATATTGACAGAGAGATGTAAAAAAGTATCTTTGCAGGGGCGAGGAAGAGATTTGTCTTATATTTACTCTAGATATGGTTAAACATAAGTATTGTACCATATTGGGAAAAATAGAACATAAAATCGCTGACTGTCCCAAACCCGGATTTCAGCATTTTCTGTAAAATCCCCCATCCATGAATAGTTCATTATACAATCAGATCAGATAAGATTACCCTTATTGGCTCCCTTATGTTAAACTCTTCTTGGGTGTTTGAGAAAACATAGGTGACGTAGTAGCACAAAACCTCTCCTTATCCGATGTATCCGTATACAAACTGTTAAGCACtatttaaatattcaaataaaaagcGGTAGTGACCTCATTCGTTTTTTATGTAACAAGGTGGGTAAAGACAGATACTTAAGCTGAGCAATGCTCATCAACTATTTAACAACAATGACCACGGCAGACTGGAACCTTGGATTCTTACCATGTAAGTATAAACAATCACTGAACATTATCACACGCGGAAGACATGTTAATTGAATTACAGGGTAATTTAGATACAAACTGATCATGTCCAAAATTATAAAATTATAAGTGGTATTTCCCATTGTACCTTGTATCAATCCATTGAAAAATGATCGGTATCATGGCTTTGTCAATAATCTAAATCTAATTTGCACTTTTCTGGATTACATTTTGCAGTAAAACCAAGTATGGACACCAGGGTGCTTATTTGCCTCCTCTTCTCAGGTATGGAGGAGAGACAAATCTTTTGTTTAAGAAGGCTACTTTATATGCACTTTATAATAGGCCTATTTGATGATTGGAAAGTTATCGTTTCTACACCTGATGTTACACCATGACCAGTGAAAATTCTAGTGGTGAGAGGTGTGCTTTATATTTAGATAACAGCACGACTAGAGTCTCATAACAATTCTGAACATACATGAAACATTTACTCAACAACTTGATCAGCTTGCCAGTGTTTTGTGAGCTAAAATAACTATTAACTCACAGCAACCTAGCAGTTAGcaaaacaagaaataaaaacaataaaaatcaGCCACAAAAGTTAGGTGATACTCTGGTACTGCCATCCTCACATTTGCTGGTCCACTGACCACCATGATTGTAGCTTAAAATGCGTGGAGAATATGCGGACACAGTTGCCAAGTATTATTTTCGGGAATATCAGCCTGCCCAGCCCGGCTGACAAACAAATTGTGTAGATATGTTCCAGACAGTGTTGTATAGtagcgaagtagaaatactttgttactgtacttaagtagtttttttggatatttgtactttactttactacttatatttctctgtacttttacttttacttcgctacattttgcgaagaaaactgatacttttactccactacatttcccttgaaaccttctttactcgttacaaaatcaactcatctttagaaaaaaaaaaattaatcatgagagatatgaggataacgtcggggactgtggtagaacacagactgcgagcctgtttggcgaatcagctgtcccagcgcacgttcgcaaagcccccttgcttagttactgttgctacgtcgatcaaaactcctacgactgtcaacacacaaatgcatggctaggacgagggcaagggctatcaaaattctactatttgtatcaggctggtttgtacacgcagtattacaacactatcttatacacttcaatacgctgtatatgtgccatttttgctacaaagctaatttaaataccctttttgggcagggacttaagttttccgaaaatccgcgatcctggatgacaccaaaatcaatattaagtaacgtgtaccagcgcttgcgggataataggtcgggctatgatatctgtcagtgtcagtgattttttttttggagtaactccgcgacagcatccagatcatggcaaaatggactgcaatatgcagtggaaggatgttttcaaaaaagatcaacaacgaaggggaaacaacaataatcaaagcaaaatcatacaggtctcaatcaaaaaattagaaacttcacgacctcaaaataaataccaccagcacaacattttaaactagtaaggttctttcaccgctgggtaatatttgtatttaatatttcaagctagctaataacctataaagattatttattcttattccatCTCTGGCGAGGTATCTATCAAGCCAGTTAGTGCTAAGGCATGATTGGACGAGGGCAGTTATAGGGAGGAGTTTCGATAACggttacttgtacttttactttcagtacttaagtacatttaatatcagaaaagtacttttgatacttaagtacagtaaagatcagatactttaatacttttacttaagtactattctaaaaggtgacttttacttttacttaagtaattttccagtaaggtatctgtacttttacttaagtatggcttttgagtactttatacaccactggTTCCAGATTTATTCAGTTGGGAAAGATTAAGTAGTCTGTAAATGAGTCTGGTTGACGGGACTCGAAAGGAACCAAGGTCAATACTAAAACCATCTCTGTTTATCGGCCAAATCAGGTAACATCTGCATTCAATATGAATCTCTGGTTAATAAATCAATTTAAGGCGTTAGTCAGGCCTATGTAtttctctgtttgtgtttccaGCAATTCATAAATTAATTGATTTTCAATTGAATAATGAAAGGTTTTATGCTTTTTGTTTAATAACCTAATTATACACACACTTCCATCCATCAAAGGTGTATGCTTCACCGGCGCTGGACTCAATAAATACGTTTTAGTTGAAGAGGATAAAACCTGGTATGAGGCTCAGGAGTACTGCAGGAGCAGAAATGGTGACCTggccagtgtcacaaacatggaGGACCTAAACCAGCTGTCAGATATGACAGCAGGTGCAGAGTCATGGATAGGATTGAATGATTTCAACAGGACGACCATGGACTTGTACCCAAACTCGTGGAGATGGTCCACCCAGACTCGGAGCCGGTCAGGTTATATGAATTTTGTATCTGGTGAGCCTAACTATAGGTCAGGCAAAGAGGAATGTGTGACGACTGGGACTGATGGTACCTGGAAAGATGACAAGTGTTCTGCTTTGTAtccctttgtttgtttttctggtaagaataaaacaaaacccACACATGTGCATACACTACACAGCCACCGAGGTATACAAACGTACAGGAGCACTACACCATGCTTAGTTCTTCTATCGTTGACAGAGATTATAACATGAAAATATACATCATCTTGTATATTAAGATGAAAAACATGCATAAATTGGCATGTTTTACGAATAGCTTCAAGCAGCCCACAGAGATACAAACACTATAAAATGTTGTTTTCATGCCATGCCTGTTAATGCTGAACACAATTTCTTTCTGCTCTAGGATCATCAAATAATAAAACCTACCATCTTATCGAGCAGACGCTGTCATGGGAGTCAGCTAAGAGTTACTGCCGTACTAATTACACTGACCTCGCCATGATAGAGAATGAAGAAGAGAACCGAAAGGTTTTGTACAACATCACTACCCCTGCTTGGATTGGTCTTTACAGAGTTCCCTGGACGTTTTCTGATGGGACCAACAGCTCCTTCAGAACCTGGTGGAGCTATGAGCCCAATAATGTTAACAATAATCAGTTATGTGTCGGGCTGTATGAAGGTGGATTTAGCGACATGGGATGCACATCAACGTTCCCATTTATCTGCTCAGGTAAATTAAATATTCATACGGCTTCATTTCGGCAGCCTACATTCTGATCATTTTAAGTTTTATGTTGGTAACTGTGGCATGCGTTTATTATGGTTACTAAGATTTAGTGGGTTTTCGGTCAGAGTAAGCATTTTGGGAAAACAAATGCAACATGGTAATAATAACCACCAGAAAAAGTAGGAACACAAAGACAGGTTCCAATTTGCATATCGGGCCGTTAAAGGTCACCGTTATTGATTGATTATGAACAATGCCAATGTATCAGCACGTTAACAGATATTGGTTAAACATCATAAGAGTGCTGCCAAGTCATCCTGGTGTCATTCTTGACACGTTCTAGGGTGTGATTCATTGGGCAAAGGGGAGATTTACCTAAGAAATGAAGGTGTTTCCAGTCAAAAGTTTGATATCTTCCCTGTGTTCCGGCTAAAGTAGGTCGGAAATACAGCAGAATAAAGATAATGATTGAGTCTAACTTGGACCTGACAAACCACAACACTAAGGATAACATCCTTCTACAAGTAAGACGTCTGACATCATTCTTATAAAACTGTATTCAAAATGCTAACTATAGATAAAGCATAACCAAACCAGTAACTTGTTTTGCAGTTGCTCTTTCCTTAATGATTTCATTAAAATTCCCATATGACGACCTTAAGAATGTATTGTtacaaatacaaaaagaaaCAGGATGAAATACACTAGTGTCATGTTTATAATGAACAGTTTTAGCAGGTTTACCTTTAAATGTCTCTCTGTTATTGATGTTAAACTGAAGTCAAAGAAGACTGTAAGAGGAACATATGCTCTCCCTGTTCCTCTCCTCAGCTGTCTGCATCTCTGACCAGAGCCGGGAGGACTGACTTCAACCTGAGCTGGAGCGCTCCACCAGAAAAACTAGATCCAGCAGGCTTGAATGATGACAACCAATAATGAATACATGAATTATGAATATATGCATGATATTAGTGTAGGGGAGAGTGGGGTAAGATGAGCCAGTGGTTAAGTGGACCCACCCCCTATATTTATGCACCTGTACACACAATTGTAATTTGACCATCAATTCAGGAAGCACCCATCGTGTATGTCTGGCTGTGGAGAGAAACCCATGGTCAAGTTgcaagtatgttttttttcacaataaacttttttttcttgtcAAAGTAAGTTTTTAATATAGCAGGTATAATGACTGCTATGTCAAAGCAATTTTATCCATGcgtacaaatatatattatgaaTGTTGGTGATTTGCCAAGGTATAAAGCCATGGGAATAATTTAGCTAAAGATTGGCCTGAATTGTTAAAC of Gadus macrocephalus chromosome 11, ASM3116895v1 contains these proteins:
- the LOC132467251 gene encoding C-type mannose receptor 2-like; translation: MLINYLTTMTTADWNLGFLPLKPSMDTRVLICLLFSGVCFTGAGLNKYVLVEEDKTWYEAQEYCRSRNGDLASVTNMEDLNQLSDMTAGAESWIGLNDFNRTTMDLYPNSWRWSTQTRSRSGYMNFVSGEPNYRSGKEECVTTGTDGTWKDDKCSALYPFVCFSGSSNNKTYHLIEQTLSWESAKSYCRTNYTDLAMIENEEENRKVLYNITTPAWIGLYRVPWTFSDGTNSSFRTWWSYEPNNVNNNQLCVGLYEGGFSDMGCTSTFPFICSGRKYSRIKIMIESNLDLTNHNTKDNILLQLSASLTRAGRTDFNLSWSAPPEKLDPAGLNDDNQ